Proteins encoded by one window of Lacipirellulaceae bacterium:
- a CDS encoding DinB family protein, with the protein MNTHDAIRTTAETSATILKTYLSDLEDAELLERPSPECNHLAWQLGHLIASECMLLDMVAPGSAIELPEGFAETHSKDNVADNDPASFLSKAEYLEWLDKVHAATIAALEKTSEADLDAPSPEHFQKMFPTVGNMYILLATHAMMHVGQFVPVRRKLGKPILI; encoded by the coding sequence GTGAACACCCACGACGCCATTCGCACGACGGCTGAAACTAGCGCCACGATCCTAAAGACCTATCTCAGCGATCTTGAGGACGCCGAACTGCTTGAGCGCCCCAGCCCCGAGTGCAACCACTTGGCGTGGCAGTTGGGGCATTTGATCGCCTCAGAGTGCATGCTCCTCGATATGGTCGCACCCGGCTCAGCGATCGAGCTCCCTGAAGGCTTCGCCGAAACCCACAGCAAAGACAACGTTGCCGATAACGACCCAGCAAGTTTTCTCTCCAAGGCAGAGTACCTCGAGTGGCTCGACAAGGTACACGCCGCGACGATTGCCGCACTTGAGAAGACCAGCGAGGCAGACCTCGATGCGCCCTCCCCTGAGCACTTTCAAAAGATGTTCCCTACCGTCGGCAATATGTATATCTTGCTGGCGACGCACGCGATGATGCACGTCGGGCAGTTTGTGCCTGTCAGACGGAAATTGGGGAAACCGATTTTGATTTAA
- a CDS encoding MFS transporter: protein MPSATTVEEPCETPSPSLATSPSTEYLREESTQEKPFYGWVMLPVAMLILVASSPGQTFGFAFFNPHFQQALSLTSTQLSTAYLFATLLAAVPLSYVGSLTDRFGLRKSLFATVIALSLGCMLLAATSNIAMLCLSFFVMRLLGPGMMVLLANNTLAAWFDKRLGKASGAMQLSMAGAVALIPAGMLLLINSFGWRQAYVIIGCGLALTMLPVLWFFYRESPEELGQERDGIVPGPQVLPAVPAGSVAENSTTRGSSDFTLAEAMRTPAYWVLIAATSAWAMIGTGIVFHMEALFATRGLAETTMQLAPTALAIGMAAMQLCGGVLADRVAIRFLVMLAIGGIGSSSLAVMAAPGAKTLLAAFTLYGLSQGLMSVIAGTAWARFFGRAHLGKIRGTALTAAVAASAVGPLALGLSVDYAGGFEAGLIGFAVVAGFVATSGWWARKPD, encoded by the coding sequence ATGCCCTCTGCCACCACTGTTGAAGAACCTTGTGAGACGCCGAGCCCCTCGCTCGCGACTTCGCCGTCAACCGAGTACCTACGAGAAGAATCCACTCAAGAAAAGCCCTTCTACGGTTGGGTGATGCTCCCCGTGGCAATGCTGATTTTGGTGGCGAGCAGCCCAGGGCAGACGTTTGGCTTTGCCTTTTTCAACCCGCATTTCCAGCAGGCACTTTCGCTCACCTCGACGCAGCTTTCGACGGCTTACTTATTCGCGACTTTGCTGGCGGCGGTTCCCCTGAGTTACGTCGGCTCGCTGACCGATCGATTTGGTTTGCGAAAGTCGCTGTTCGCCACGGTCATTGCGTTATCGCTCGGGTGCATGCTGCTGGCGGCGACTTCGAACATCGCGATGCTTTGTTTGAGCTTTTTCGTGATGCGCTTGCTCGGCCCTGGGATGATGGTCCTGCTGGCGAACAATACGCTGGCCGCTTGGTTTGATAAACGGCTGGGTAAGGCAAGCGGCGCGATGCAATTGAGCATGGCGGGGGCCGTGGCTTTGATTCCCGCGGGGATGTTGTTGCTGATCAACAGCTTCGGCTGGCGGCAAGCCTACGTCATAATCGGTTGCGGCTTAGCCCTGACTATGTTGCCGGTGCTCTGGTTTTTCTACCGCGAGAGCCCTGAAGAGCTAGGGCAAGAGCGAGATGGTATCGTTCCCGGTCCGCAAGTGTTGCCTGCCGTTCCAGCCGGGAGCGTCGCCGAAAACTCCACGACGAGAGGTTCGTCCGACTTCACACTCGCCGAAGCGATGCGCACGCCCGCGTACTGGGTACTGATCGCCGCGACCAGCGCCTGGGCGATGATCGGCACGGGGATCGTCTTCCACATGGAAGCCCTCTTCGCCACTCGTGGTTTAGCCGAAACCACGATGCAACTCGCCCCGACAGCGCTGGCCATCGGCATGGCCGCGATGCAACTGTGCGGCGGCGTGTTGGCCGACCGAGTGGCGATTCGCTTTCTCGTAATGCTCGCCATCGGTGGAATCGGCTCCAGCAGCTTGGCCGTGATGGCCGCCCCTGGCGCGAAGACGTTACTGGCCGCCTTTACGCTCTATGGACTCTCTCAAGGCCTGATGAGCGTGATCGCCGGAACCGCCTGGGCACGGTTTTTTGGGCGGGCCCACTTGGGCAAAATCCGCGGCACGGCTCTCACGGCAGCGGTAGCCGCCAGTGCCGTTGGACCGTTGGCTCTGGGTCTTTCGGTCGATTACGCGGGCGGTTTTGAAGCAGGGCTGATCGGGTTTGCTGTGGTTGCCGGTTTTGTGGCGACCTCGGGGTGGTGGGCACGGAAGCCTGATTGA
- a CDS encoding ATP-binding protein, which translates to MPSESPKHMDASRSWSLAKKIYVSAGALLLLFLATAVASYFGFGRVEEQFSRFAESSQAESRLLEIDLDVAQLERKVAAFTITRNSVAAENIRQQASALQEKISDTLTAENTEEVAQRLKIMQGHLASYLENFETVIEERELRSQLVEAKLLKATDRLNELITEIINSTTEDEIALRASLYKARMSLSVATSNALQFLNNPDSDKVRSSLTELENASQEVAMRLEETESDLTPSYEAIKQGMDDFQKDFLRIVQATRAYLYLVNVVMAGDAAEFSYQAKQLRLISQTKLASIQEQALQESKQANRFTLGLTGAASLLGLVIAWAIATNILGPILGITDTFVRLLKGQTVDQIPNLERGDELGDLARAADRLKVQTEETNRLLAESQRLTAELETQASALAKSNEDLDSFAYVASHDLKSPLRAIDNVSKWIVEDAGDVLPEKSKEHLDILRQRVGRMESLLDDLLAYSRAGRMDELAEPVELHELVEEIPSLIDWPADATLKITDRLPTVTGEKTVFQRIFLNLVTNSVKYRSEESLHVQIEAKELPDLYEFSVADNGIGIAPEYHNSVFKMFRRLHRQADIEGTGMGLSLVQKLVEAGGGRAWVESAEGEGATFKFTWPKIGAGC; encoded by the coding sequence ATGCCCTCTGAGTCTCCCAAGCACATGGATGCCTCGCGGTCTTGGTCGCTGGCGAAAAAAATCTACGTCTCCGCGGGAGCGTTGTTACTGCTTTTTCTGGCAACAGCAGTCGCCAGTTACTTTGGGTTTGGACGTGTCGAAGAACAATTCTCCCGCTTTGCTGAGTCGAGCCAAGCCGAGTCGCGACTACTTGAGATTGATCTTGATGTCGCTCAACTCGAACGCAAAGTTGCCGCGTTTACGATTACGCGCAATAGCGTAGCTGCTGAAAATATCCGCCAGCAAGCATCCGCTTTACAGGAAAAGATTTCTGACACCTTAACAGCAGAAAATACCGAAGAGGTCGCTCAACGTCTCAAGATCATGCAGGGGCATCTCGCAAGTTACCTTGAGAATTTCGAAACTGTTATCGAGGAACGCGAGCTACGCAGCCAATTAGTCGAGGCAAAGCTACTAAAAGCTACAGATCGGCTCAATGAGTTGATTACGGAGATCATCAATAGCACCACGGAAGACGAGATTGCGTTACGAGCCTCCTTGTATAAAGCACGCATGTCTCTCTCGGTTGCGACTAGCAACGCTCTCCAATTCCTCAACAACCCCGACTCCGACAAGGTTCGCTCCTCGCTCACTGAGTTGGAGAACGCTTCGCAAGAAGTAGCGATGCGGCTTGAAGAGACGGAAAGCGATCTCACGCCTAGTTACGAAGCGATCAAGCAGGGGATGGACGACTTCCAAAAAGATTTCCTTCGGATTGTACAAGCGACACGCGCCTATCTTTACTTGGTGAATGTCGTGATGGCTGGCGATGCGGCGGAGTTCTCCTATCAAGCGAAGCAACTACGCCTAATCAGCCAAACGAAGCTTGCTTCCATTCAAGAGCAAGCCCTCCAAGAGTCAAAGCAAGCCAATCGATTCACTCTAGGTCTCACGGGAGCCGCTTCGCTGCTTGGGCTTGTTATCGCTTGGGCGATTGCGACGAATATCCTCGGCCCGATTCTTGGGATTACCGACACTTTCGTGCGACTCTTGAAGGGTCAAACGGTCGATCAGATTCCGAATTTGGAGAGAGGCGACGAACTCGGCGATCTTGCACGGGCAGCGGATCGACTCAAGGTACAGACTGAAGAAACCAATCGCCTGCTTGCCGAGTCACAGCGTCTGACCGCCGAGTTAGAAACACAAGCCTCTGCCTTGGCAAAGAGCAACGAGGACCTCGACTCGTTTGCCTATGTTGCTTCGCACGATTTGAAGTCGCCTCTACGAGCGATTGATAACGTCTCGAAATGGATTGTTGAGGATGCCGGAGACGTTCTGCCTGAGAAGTCGAAAGAGCACCTCGACATCTTGCGGCAGCGTGTTGGTCGGATGGAAAGCTTACTAGACGATTTGCTCGCCTATTCTCGCGCCGGACGAATGGATGAATTGGCGGAACCCGTCGAATTGCATGAGTTGGTAGAAGAAATCCCCTCGCTGATCGACTGGCCAGCTGACGCCACGCTGAAGATTACCGACCGACTGCCGACGGTTACTGGAGAGAAGACGGTCTTCCAGCGAATTTTTTTGAACCTCGTCACCAACTCGGTGAAATATCGTTCCGAGGAATCATTGCATGTCCAGATAGAAGCGAAAGAATTACCAGACCTCTACGAGTTCAGCGTTGCTGATAATGGCATTGGGATTGCCCCGGAGTATCACAATTCGGTCTTTAAGATGTTCCGACGACTGCACCGCCAAGCCGACATTGAAGGTACTGGTATGGGGCTCTCCTTGGTTCAGAAACTTGTCGAAGCTGGCGGAGGACGCGCCTGGGTCGAGTCTGCCGAAGGCGAAGGGGCGACGTTTAAGTTTACGTGGCCCAAAATAGGCGCTGGCTGTTAG
- the guaB gene encoding IMP dehydrogenase — MDKLTGTGLTFDDVLIEPSHSSVVPSEVEVSTQLTKRITMRAPLLSSPMDTVTEHRMAIALAQEGGLGVIHKNMTVERQTKEVDKVKRSANGIIVDPVTLPADASVASARQTMQQSNVSGIPITAADGKLAGILTRRDLRFLEDSDQPVAEVMTQGAQLVTATGTVTLEEAEKILMAKKVEKLLLVDEDYKLTGLITIKDIDMMRRFPQASKDAQGRLRVGAAIGVHDFDRAASLIEKGVDFLVVDSAHGHSTNVIDTVKELKKRWDIDLVAGNVATAEGTKDLIAAGADAVKVGIGPGSICTTRVISGIGVPQVTAVYNASQAAAGTDVKIIADGGIRYSGDITKALVAGAHVVMLGGLLAGLDESPGERVLFQGRTYKTYRGMGSMGAMVHGSSERYRQSKDDAGNGKLVPEGVEGRVPYKGPLSPFLYQMIGGLRAGMGYAGAKTIDELRTEARFIQVTAASVRESHPHDIAITQEAPNYTAEYSSSEGA, encoded by the coding sequence ATGGACAAACTCACCGGCACCGGTCTCACCTTCGACGATGTGCTCATCGAGCCGAGCCACAGTAGTGTGGTCCCGTCAGAGGTTGAGGTTTCTACGCAGTTGACCAAGCGGATCACCATGCGAGCCCCGCTGTTGAGCTCGCCGATGGATACCGTCACTGAGCATCGCATGGCCATCGCCCTCGCTCAGGAGGGCGGTTTGGGGGTGATCCACAAGAACATGACGGTCGAACGGCAGACCAAAGAGGTTGATAAGGTCAAACGGTCCGCCAACGGCATCATCGTCGACCCGGTCACGCTGCCCGCCGATGCTAGCGTTGCCAGCGCCCGGCAAACAATGCAACAGTCAAACGTCTCCGGCATTCCGATCACCGCCGCTGATGGCAAACTGGCCGGCATTCTCACCCGCCGCGACCTCCGCTTCCTCGAAGATTCCGACCAACCCGTTGCCGAGGTGATGACCCAAGGCGCCCAGCTTGTGACGGCTACGGGGACCGTGACGCTTGAGGAAGCTGAGAAGATTTTGATGGCAAAAAAGGTCGAGAAGCTTCTGCTGGTTGACGAAGATTACAAACTGACGGGCCTCATTACGATCAAAGACATCGACATGATGCGGCGGTTCCCCCAGGCAAGCAAAGACGCCCAGGGACGACTCCGCGTTGGAGCGGCCATCGGAGTTCACGACTTCGACCGTGCTGCGAGTCTGATCGAAAAAGGCGTCGATTTTCTCGTCGTCGACAGTGCCCACGGGCACTCGACCAATGTGATCGATACCGTCAAAGAGTTGAAGAAGCGTTGGGACATCGACCTGGTTGCAGGGAATGTCGCAACCGCCGAGGGAACGAAGGATTTGATTGCCGCTGGGGCAGACGCGGTGAAGGTTGGCATCGGACCGGGATCGATCTGCACGACGCGGGTTATCTCCGGGATCGGCGTTCCGCAAGTGACGGCCGTTTACAACGCCTCTCAAGCGGCAGCCGGGACGGATGTGAAGATCATCGCCGACGGCGGCATTCGTTATTCAGGAGACATTACCAAAGCGCTGGTTGCTGGGGCCCACGTCGTGATGCTTGGCGGCTTGCTTGCTGGGCTGGACGAAAGCCCAGGCGAACGCGTGCTGTTCCAAGGACGCACCTACAAAACCTATCGCGGCATGGGTTCGATGGGGGCGATGGTCCACGGCAGCAGCGAAAGATACCGACAATCCAAGGACGACGCCGGCAACGGCAAGCTCGTCCCCGAAGGGGTAGAAGGCCGCGTGCCCTACAAGGGTCCGCTCAGCCCGTTTCTCTACCAGATGATCGGGGGCTTGCGAGCCGGAATGGGTTACGCCGGTGCCAAAACGATCGACGAGTTGCGCACGGAAGCGCGGTTCATTCAAGTAACCGCGGCGAGCGTGCGAGAAAGCCATCCGCATGACATCGCCATTACGCAAGAAGCGCCCAACTACACCGCCGAGTACTCTTCGAGCGAAGGCGCTTAG
- a CDS encoding bile acid:sodium symporter codes for MASAADNTDALPQQTWLGDVLHRYFLWLLVGTYAVAAFLPGPGKAIRNITFVQPTGGEVRAPMLLLALLLFCAAAVIRWSEIRDLLERPAVLLLGLLAAWLGPAVFVAMIGPLLPSICNAENTAGIVVGLALVAAMPVANSSAGWSQNAGGNVALSLGLIVLSIILSPIAAPQMLKLMGFALSDADTGKIEQLVAKFSGLEFILWVVLPSLAGALAAWALGEGRIARLKPWIRLITLFDLLVLNYANAALAMPRLVKQETIASAAIPAVLAILLGVAGVVVALGLARACGLSNASRTTMLFALSMKHTGLALVLAGEVLAEENPRVILVIGLATLLQHLVAAAIDKWLQRGSLTHDSEP; via the coding sequence ATGGCATCCGCTGCCGATAATACCGACGCGTTACCCCAACAGACTTGGTTGGGGGATGTGCTACATCGCTACTTCCTCTGGCTGCTGGTCGGCACTTATGCGGTAGCGGCCTTTCTGCCGGGGCCTGGTAAGGCGATTCGCAACATCACCTTTGTCCAACCGACCGGCGGCGAAGTCCGCGCACCGATGTTGCTGCTAGCATTGCTCTTGTTCTGTGCTGCGGCAGTAATTCGTTGGTCGGAAATTCGTGACCTCCTGGAACGCCCTGCGGTGTTGCTTCTCGGTTTGCTTGCTGCCTGGCTAGGTCCGGCCGTTTTTGTTGCCATGATCGGCCCTCTGCTTCCATCGATCTGCAACGCAGAGAACACCGCGGGCATCGTCGTCGGGTTAGCACTCGTTGCCGCGATGCCCGTCGCGAATTCGTCCGCCGGCTGGAGTCAGAATGCCGGCGGCAACGTGGCGCTTTCCTTGGGCCTGATCGTCCTGTCGATCATTCTTTCGCCAATAGCCGCTCCGCAAATGCTGAAACTGATGGGCTTCGCCTTATCAGACGCTGACACGGGAAAGATCGAACAACTGGTCGCAAAGTTTTCCGGCTTGGAATTCATCCTCTGGGTAGTTTTGCCTTCACTTGCCGGGGCGCTGGCAGCGTGGGCATTGGGCGAAGGACGCATCGCACGGCTGAAACCTTGGATTCGACTGATTACGCTGTTCGATCTGTTGGTTCTCAACTACGCGAACGCAGCACTCGCCATGCCCCGACTGGTCAAACAGGAGACGATTGCTTCAGCAGCCATTCCAGCCGTCTTAGCAATCTTACTTGGGGTGGCCGGAGTCGTTGTTGCCCTGGGATTAGCGCGTGCTTGTGGCCTCTCCAACGCTTCCCGTACAACGATGCTGTTTGCCCTGAGCATGAAGCATACCGGGCTCGCGTTGGTCCTCGCTGGGGAAGTCCTCGCCGAAGAGAACCCGCGAGTGATCCTGGTGATTGGATTGGCGACGCTCTTGCAACACTTGGTGGCCGCGGCGATTGATAAGTGGCTGCAACGGGGAAGCCTAACGCACGACTCTGAGCCGTGA
- a CDS encoding alpha-L-fucosidase, with the protein MKLVLLVLTFVALLTPQRTFSQQPFTDEIASLEKHQAAAGWFRDAKLGIYFHWGPYTVAAHGSEWYARWMHFDLSEDDWEGHTPGYHKDLLPWHTKKFGHPKNFGYHDMIPLFTGEHFDAEEWADLFEASGAKFAGPVAMHHDGYAMWDSEVTPWNAADTGPKKDVTGELSKELRNRGMKLITSFHHARHLQRYTGMNFSEAREKYGHFDQYHVFWNSHYPWIEGLATSSEDPKLRLLYGNIPEEQWLEKFWLASLKEVIDKYQPDIIWFDTWLDQIPEKTRYEFAAYYLNAADSWGKEVVLTHKHEDMPAAFSVQDFEQGRRDKLTQEAWLTDDTLSKWSWSYVEGLQIKPAAWVIHDFIDIVAKNGQLLLNISPKADGTIPEDQRKVLAKLGEWLKANGESIYGTRPWKIYGEGPTQMEKGGHFTKHVDYTAQDIRFTTKGETLYAISLGTPQKKLTIKSLAKGSPHYSDEVSKVTTLNGNYIASWSQDDVGLHIELSPDAPQQIAYAFRIE; encoded by the coding sequence ATGAAACTCGTTCTCCTTGTGCTCACCTTTGTCGCTCTCCTAACTCCGCAACGGACTTTCTCGCAGCAACCCTTCACAGACGAAATTGCTTCGCTTGAGAAACACCAAGCGGCAGCGGGCTGGTTCCGTGACGCGAAGCTGGGGATTTACTTCCACTGGGGTCCCTACACCGTGGCGGCGCATGGGAGCGAATGGTATGCGCGTTGGATGCACTTCGACCTCAGCGAAGACGACTGGGAAGGGCACACCCCCGGGTACCACAAAGACTTGCTTCCTTGGCATACAAAGAAGTTCGGTCACCCTAAGAACTTTGGGTATCACGATATGATACCGCTTTTTACTGGTGAGCACTTTGATGCAGAGGAGTGGGCTGACCTGTTTGAGGCCAGTGGTGCCAAGTTCGCTGGTCCAGTTGCTATGCACCACGACGGCTACGCGATGTGGGACAGTGAGGTCACCCCGTGGAATGCTGCGGACACCGGCCCCAAGAAGGACGTCACCGGAGAGCTATCAAAGGAGCTGCGTAACCGTGGCATGAAGCTCATCACCTCGTTTCATCATGCTCGCCATTTGCAACGCTACACGGGAATGAACTTTTCCGAGGCCCGCGAGAAATACGGTCACTTCGATCAGTACCATGTATTTTGGAACTCTCACTATCCCTGGATTGAGGGCTTAGCAACCAGTTCGGAAGATCCTAAGCTGCGTCTCCTCTATGGGAATATTCCTGAAGAGCAATGGCTGGAAAAGTTTTGGCTAGCATCGCTTAAAGAGGTGATCGATAAGTATCAGCCTGACATTATTTGGTTTGATACTTGGCTCGACCAAATCCCTGAGAAAACTCGCTACGAATTCGCTGCGTACTATCTCAACGCTGCGGACTCGTGGGGCAAAGAGGTGGTCCTCACCCATAAGCACGAGGACATGCCCGCCGCGTTCTCGGTGCAGGACTTTGAACAAGGTCGCCGTGACAAGCTGACGCAGGAAGCGTGGCTGACAGACGACACGCTCTCCAAATGGAGTTGGTCTTACGTAGAAGGATTGCAGATTAAACCGGCAGCTTGGGTCATTCACGACTTTATTGATATCGTGGCGAAGAACGGCCAACTCCTGCTCAATATCTCTCCGAAGGCTGACGGAACCATTCCCGAAGACCAAAGAAAAGTTCTCGCCAAGCTCGGAGAGTGGCTGAAGGCGAACGGCGAATCGATCTACGGCACTCGTCCTTGGAAGATTTACGGCGAAGGTCCCACACAGATGGAAAAGGGAGGACACTTCACCAAGCACGTCGACTACACGGCTCAGGACATTCGTTTCACAACCAAGGGCGAAACGCTCTACGCGATCTCTCTGGGAACGCCACAGAAAAAGTTGACGATCAAGTCACTGGCGAAGGGCAGCCCTCACTACTCCGATGAGGTCTCCAAAGTTACCACGCTCAATGGAAACTACATCGCATCCTGGTCTCAAGATGATGTAGGGCTCCATATTGAGTTAAGCCCTGATGCGCCGCAGCAGATTGCGTATGCATTTCGCATTGAGTGA
- a CDS encoding extracellular solute-binding protein — protein sequence MLASSQPAYGFATKPTKLRVLGTHVTLQEDLRLRAQKELGLEIEFEPGGSAAVLHKASTKPESFDLYEQWSNSLNVLWQARSIQGIETERLSNWSEVNSLTKTGKLTEKARIGAGDAPYKLLYAQENGSLSSEESGKISFLPYVHNVDSFGYNSDVVPKGIPYETESWGWLLDERWHGKVALVNAPTIGLFDTVLATQAMGLVEYADIGNLTREEIDKLFEVLIDYRQRGHFRGVWSSVPHSADLMTRGEVVIQSMFSPGVSMVNGSGMPCIYAAPKEGYRAWHGVMCLSSATEGAVKDAAYDYMNWWLSGWPGAFIARQGYYISNPQRSRPLLSNAEWDYWYEGKPAAEDLRGTDGRVSVKKGQVRTGGSYEQRFSNVAVWNTVMDTYEYSLLRWNDFLLA from the coding sequence ATGCTTGCTTCGTCGCAGCCAGCTTATGGCTTTGCGACCAAGCCTACAAAGCTCCGCGTTCTTGGTACCCACGTCACACTTCAAGAAGACTTGCGACTCCGGGCACAGAAGGAGTTGGGCTTGGAGATCGAATTTGAACCCGGTGGTAGCGCGGCAGTTCTTCACAAGGCATCGACGAAGCCTGAATCTTTCGACCTTTACGAGCAATGGTCGAACAGTCTGAATGTATTATGGCAAGCGCGATCGATTCAAGGAATCGAAACCGAGCGGCTTTCGAACTGGTCGGAAGTCAATTCGCTGACGAAGACGGGCAAACTCACCGAAAAGGCACGGATCGGAGCAGGTGATGCTCCCTACAAGTTGCTGTATGCTCAGGAAAATGGTTCGCTGAGTTCCGAAGAATCAGGCAAGATTAGCTTTCTGCCTTACGTCCACAATGTCGACTCCTTCGGCTACAACAGCGACGTCGTTCCGAAGGGGATTCCTTACGAAACGGAAAGCTGGGGCTGGCTGCTGGACGAACGGTGGCACGGAAAAGTCGCGCTAGTGAACGCGCCCACGATTGGTCTGTTTGATACCGTTCTCGCCACGCAGGCGATGGGGTTGGTCGAGTACGCGGACATTGGCAATCTAACGCGGGAAGAAATCGACAAACTCTTTGAAGTGCTCATCGACTACCGCCAACGGGGCCACTTCCGCGGCGTTTGGAGCAGTGTTCCACACTCCGCAGACTTGATGACCCGAGGCGAAGTGGTCATTCAGAGCATGTTTTCGCCAGGCGTTTCGATGGTCAACGGCAGCGGCATGCCCTGCATCTACGCGGCTCCTAAGGAAGGTTACCGCGCCTGGCACGGGGTGATGTGCCTCTCTTCGGCAACCGAGGGAGCGGTCAAAGACGCAGCTTACGATTACATGAACTGGTGGCTCTCAGGCTGGCCGGGGGCATTCATCGCCAGGCAAGGCTACTACATTTCTAACCCACAACGCTCGCGGCCGTTGCTCTCGAACGCGGAGTGGGACTATTGGTACGAAGGCAAACCCGCCGCTGAGGATCTTCGCGGCACCGACGGACGTGTCTCCGTGAAGAAAGGGCAAGTTCGTACCGGGGGATCGTACGAGCAAAGATTTAGCAATGTGGCGGTTTGGAATACGGTGATGGACACCTACGAATACAGTTTGTTGCGTTGGAATGATTTTTTGTTGGCTTAG
- a CDS encoding DUF480 domain-containing protein, with the protein MTDPNEPATEATAERKWQPLGRVERRIAGVLIEKAKTTPDNYPLSMNALVNGANQKSNRFPQMSLDEGDAYDACEQLMKLGAIAQVQSDSRVEKYRHLMYDWLGVDKAEIAVMGELLLRGAQTLGELRARAARMHPIAGMSELRPIIDSLVAKELLIYVTPPGRGCIVTHNLYQPQELEKVLKDHGTSAPAAAPAPSTSPAPLASSPSTVADPAPAKPHASSSVNSDELASLREEVSQLKAEVAELRELVEGLTS; encoded by the coding sequence ATGACTGATCCAAACGAACCAGCGACAGAAGCAACAGCAGAACGCAAGTGGCAGCCCCTCGGTCGCGTCGAGCGCCGCATCGCCGGGGTCCTCATCGAAAAGGCGAAGACCACGCCGGATAATTACCCGCTCTCGATGAATGCGCTGGTCAACGGTGCGAACCAAAAGAGCAACCGCTTCCCGCAGATGAGCCTCGACGAGGGGGACGCTTACGACGCTTGTGAGCAGCTCATGAAGCTCGGCGCGATTGCTCAAGTGCAAAGCGATAGCCGCGTCGAGAAGTATCGTCACCTGATGTACGACTGGCTGGGCGTCGACAAGGCCGAGATCGCCGTGATGGGCGAACTGCTGCTCCGGGGGGCACAAACTTTGGGCGAACTTCGAGCCCGCGCGGCTCGGATGCACCCGATTGCGGGGATGAGCGAGCTACGCCCAATCATCGATTCACTCGTCGCCAAGGAGCTGCTGATCTACGTCACCCCGCCAGGCCGAGGGTGCATTGTGACGCACAATCTTTATCAACCTCAAGAGTTGGAGAAGGTTCTCAAAGACCACGGAACGAGCGCCCCAGCAGCGGCCCCAGCACCGAGCACGTCGCCCGCGCCGCTTGCGTCTTCGCCGTCAACAGTCGCAGATCCCGCTCCGGCGAAACCGCACGCGAGTAGTAGCGTGAATTCCGATGAACTCGCTTCACTGCGAGAAGAGGTTTCTCAGTTGAAAGCCGAAGTCGCAGAGCTACGCGAGTTGGTCGAAGGCTTAACGTCGTAG